Proteins co-encoded in one Ignavibacteria bacterium genomic window:
- a CDS encoding DUF459 domain-containing protein, whose translation MKEPAPYPLKTVIMMVIVVFALTLILNSVGLFKWAYRLPVESPFRSIFIEVFEPVYTVTRTAGFTTPVTKLQEGYRNFAQVDEGAGFDQNPDELVRKDRYPWFEAGSSSEEVLEAKIVPFDVTAKKDAVSTKNTGTVEVLLIGDSMMKVGFADILQKALESLGNVKVTVFSKNSTGLTRQDYFDWFKQLDKLCSGKKYDLIVLMIGTNDAQGVNSGGKDIYYGTKEWTDLYRSKVNKFASKMSSSASRFYWIGMPPMRDKTFDGKMRTLSKVFEEETAKFANGKFLSGVKILGDSQGNYTAYIKDGQKQVLTRANDGIHFTNGGGDFLTKAVIEVFKLDYKR comes from the coding sequence ATGAAAGAACCGGCTCCTTATCCATTAAAAACTGTGATTATGATGGTTATTGTCGTTTTCGCACTTACACTTATATTGAACTCAGTTGGATTATTCAAGTGGGCATACCGTCTGCCGGTCGAGTCTCCGTTCAGGTCGATTTTTATTGAGGTTTTCGAACCCGTTTATACAGTTACAAGGACTGCAGGATTTACAACCCCTGTAACCAAACTTCAGGAAGGGTATCGTAATTTTGCGCAGGTAGACGAGGGAGCCGGATTTGACCAGAACCCGGATGAACTCGTTAGAAAGGATCGATATCCCTGGTTTGAAGCAGGGAGTTCAAGTGAAGAAGTGTTGGAGGCTAAGATTGTCCCATTTGATGTTACCGCAAAAAAAGATGCTGTTTCAACAAAAAACACAGGTACCGTCGAAGTTTTGTTAATAGGTGATTCAATGATGAAGGTGGGGTTTGCTGATATTCTTCAAAAAGCTCTCGAATCACTGGGAAATGTAAAGGTTACTGTGTTTTCAAAAAACTCTACAGGACTTACCCGTCAGGACTACTTTGACTGGTTCAAGCAGCTTGACAAACTCTGTTCCGGTAAAAAATATGATTTGATAGTTCTGATGATAGGTACCAACGATGCCCAGGGAGTAAACAGTGGGGGAAAAGATATTTATTACGGGACAAAGGAGTGGACAGATCTTTACAGATCAAAAGTAAATAAATTTGCATCAAAAATGTCTTCTTCAGCTTCCAGGTTTTATTGGATTGGAATGCCACCAATGAGAGACAAAACCTTTGATGGAAAAATGAGAACACTTTCCAAAGTTTTTGAGGAAGAAACAGCTAAATTTGCAAACGGGAAATTTTTGTCAGGAGTAAAAATATTAGGGGATTCACAAGGGAATTACACGGCTTACATTAAAGATGGCCAAAAACAGGTGCTGACTCGCGCTAACGATGGAATTCACTTCACCAATGGTGGCGGGGATTTTCTTACAAAGGCGGTCATCGAAGTGTTCAAGCTCGATTATAAAAGATAG
- a CDS encoding MBOAT family protein produces the protein MLFPTVEFGIFFLIVFFASWLAYSKPLLRKYILLVASYFFYGYWDWRFAILLFFCCYSSYWFGRWMAGTEDAKLRKRLIIISTVINLGILGFFKYYGFFITNFNEMLAAFGFGFQISALEVILPVGISFFTFQAMSYVIDVYRKDIPAADSAVDVLLYVAFFPQLVAGPIVRASEFLPQLYKHVEKDQIKVAQAATLILGGLFKKVVIANYLAIQIVDPVFQDPSQYSSFDTLFAVYAYAVQIYCDFSAYSDIAIGVAYLFGYEFTINFNHPYRSLSIQEFWRRWHISLSTWLRDYLYIPLGGNRKGRLMTYRNLALTMLLGGLWHGAAWNFVFWGALHGGGLAVERYIAEKRGKREKRMIGNVVSFLFVFHFVCLTWVFFRASSFASAMEYLSSIAKFDFSGSILTPLGVTIILYGIASNFTPKNWGLYIREKFANLHPVVQAGAFGVVLVLIGAFGPEGVAPFIYFQF, from the coding sequence ATGCTTTTTCCAACCGTTGAATTTGGAATTTTCTTTTTAATAGTCTTTTTTGCAAGTTGGCTTGCGTACAGCAAACCTCTCTTGCGAAAATACATCCTTTTAGTCGCAAGTTACTTTTTCTATGGATATTGGGACTGGCGATTTGCAATACTGCTTTTCTTTTGTTGCTATTCTTCATACTGGTTTGGAAGATGGATGGCAGGTACCGAAGATGCAAAACTACGGAAACGGTTAATTATCATCTCAACGGTTATTAATCTGGGAATTCTTGGTTTTTTCAAGTATTACGGGTTTTTTATCACAAACTTCAACGAGATGCTTGCTGCTTTTGGGTTCGGGTTTCAGATTAGTGCACTCGAAGTCATACTTCCCGTCGGAATATCCTTTTTCACTTTCCAGGCAATGAGCTATGTAATAGATGTTTACCGAAAGGATATTCCAGCTGCTGACAGTGCGGTTGATGTGTTGCTCTATGTGGCATTTTTCCCTCAGTTGGTGGCCGGGCCAATCGTGAGGGCATCGGAGTTTCTCCCTCAACTCTATAAACATGTTGAGAAAGATCAAATTAAAGTTGCACAGGCAGCCACTTTGATTCTGGGAGGACTGTTCAAGAAGGTTGTCATCGCAAATTATCTTGCGATTCAGATAGTTGATCCTGTTTTTCAGGATCCGTCTCAGTATTCTTCTTTTGACACTTTGTTTGCGGTATATGCGTATGCAGTACAAATTTACTGTGATTTTAGTGCTTATAGTGATATCGCGATTGGAGTCGCATATTTGTTTGGATATGAGTTTACGATAAACTTTAACCATCCATACAGGTCATTGAGTATACAGGAATTCTGGAGAAGGTGGCATATCTCGCTTTCGACCTGGTTGCGTGACTACCTCTACATCCCGTTAGGTGGAAACCGGAAGGGAAGATTGATGACTTACAGAAATCTTGCATTAACTATGCTATTGGGAGGATTGTGGCACGGTGCTGCCTGGAATTTTGTCTTTTGGGGAGCGTTACACGGTGGTGGTCTGGCAGTTGAGAGGTATATAGCAGAGAAGAGGGGGAAAAGAGAAAAGAGAATGATTGGTAATGTTGTTTCATTTTTATTTGTATTTCATTTCGTCTGCCTTACTTGGGTTTTCTTCAGAGCCAGCAGTTTTGCTTCAGCAATGGAATATCTCTCTTCGATAGCGAAATTCGATTTTTCCGGCTCGATTCTCACTCCGTTGGGAGTAACGATTATCCTTTATGGCATTGCTTCGAATTTTACACCCAAAAACTGGGGACTGTATATCCGGGAAAAATTTGCGAATCTTCATCCCGTTGTTCAGGCAGGGGCATTCGGTGTGGTACTTGTTTTGATAGGTGCTTTTGGTCCTGAAGGTGTAGCACCATTTATTTATTTCCAATTTTAA